GCGGAACTCGGCGATCTGGTCGAAGGACAGGTAGCGGTAAACATCGGCCGCCATGCTGTCGATCTTGCCAGCGTACTCCATGTACTCCTCGACGGTCGGCAGGCGACCCAGGATCGACGCAACGGACGCCAGCTCGGCCGAAGCCAGGTAGACGTTCGCGCCGTCACCCAGACGGTTCGGGAAGTTACGGGTCGACGTCGACACCACGGTGGAGTTCGGCTCTACACGTGCCTGGTTACCCATGCACAGCGAGCAGCCCGGCATTTCCATGCGCGCGCCGGCCTTGCCGTAGATGCCGTAGTAGCCTTCTTCGGTCAGCTGGTGAGCGTCCATTTTGGTCGGCGGCGACAGCCACAGACGAGTCGGCAGCTGACCCTTGACCTGATCCAGCAGTTTACCGGCAGCGCGGAAGTGACCAATGTTGGTCATGCACGAACCGATGAACACTTCGTCGATCTTCTCGCCAGCAACGCTGGACAGCAGACGGGCGTCGTCCGGATCGTTTGGCGCGCAGAGCACAGGCTCTTTGATGTCGGCCAGGTCGATTTCGATGACTTCAGCGTATTCGGCATCAGCATCGGCAACCATCAACTCAGGGTTGGCGATCCAGGCTTCCATCGCTTGGGCACGACGCTCCAGGGTACGCACATCACCGTAGCCTTCACCGATCATCCAGCGCAGCAGGGTGATGTTGGAGCTCAGGTACTCGGTGATCGACTCTTTCGACAGCTTGATGGTGCAACCGGCAGCCGAACGTTCGGCCGAGGCGTCGGACAGTTCGAAAGCCTGTTCGATGCTCAGGTTGTCCAGGCCTTCGATTTCCAGGATGCGGCCGGAGAAGGCGTTCTTCTTGCCTTTCTTCTCGACGGTCAGCAGGCCAGCCTGAATCGCGAAGTAAGGAATGGCGTGAACCAGGTCACGCAGGGTAACGCCCGGTTGCATCTTGCCTTTGAAGCGCACCAGGATCGATTCCGGCATGTCCAGCGGCATGACGCCGGTGGCAGCGGCGAACGCGACCAGACCGGAACCGGCCGGGAACGAAATGCCCATCGGGAAACGGGTGTGGGAGTCACCACCGGTGCCGACGGTGTCCGGCAGCAGCATGCGGTTCAGCCAGCTGTGGATGATGCCGTCGCCCGGACGCAGGGAAACGCCGCCGCGGGTCATGATGAAGTCAGGCAGGGTGTGGTGGGTGGTTACGTCGATCGGCTTTGGATAAGCCGCGGTGTGGCAGAACGACTGCATCACCAGATCAGCGGAGAAGCCCAGGCACGCCAGGTCTTTCAGTTCGTCACGGGTCATTGGACCGGTGGTGTCCTGAGAACCCACGGTGGTCATCTTCGGTTCGCAGTAGGTGCCTGGACGCACACCGGCTACGCCGCACGCCTTGCCGACCATTTTCTGCGCCAGGGTGAAACCCTTGGTGCTTTCGATCGGGGCGTCCGGTTTCTTGAACAGGTCGAACGCTGGCAGGCCCAGTTCGGCGCGAGCCTTCTCGGTCAGGCCACGGCCGATGATCAGCGGAATACGGCCGCCAGCGCGAACTTCGTCCAGCAGAACCGGGGTCTTCATTTCGAAGGTGGTGATGACTTCGTCGGTACCGTGCTTGCAGACTTTGCCTGCGTGCGGGTACAGGTCGATCACGTCGCCCATGTTGATGTTGGTTACGTCGAACTCGATTGGCAGTGCGCCGGCATCTTCCATGGTGTTGTAGAAGATTGGGGCGATCT
The window above is part of the Pseudomonas sp. B21-048 genome. Proteins encoded here:
- the acnB gene encoding bifunctional aconitate hydratase 2/2-methylisocitrate dehydratase, which translates into the protein MLEAYRKHIEERAALGIVPQPLNAEQTAGLVELLKNPPAGEEAFLVDLITNRVPPGVDEAAYVKAGFLSALAKGEAKSPLIDKKRAVELLGTMQGGYNIVTLVNLLDDAELAPVAAEELKHTLLMFDAFHDVAERAKNGNVHAKGVLQSWADGEWFKNRPVLADKISLRVFKVTGETNTDDLSPAPDAWSRPDIPLHALAMLKMARDGIVPDVQGSIGPMKQIEEMRNSGFPIAYVGDVVGTGSSRKSATNSVLWFFGDDVPFVPNKRAGGFCFGSKIAPIFYNTMEDAGALPIEFDVTNINMGDVIDLYPHAGKVCKHGTDEVITTFEMKTPVLLDEVRAGGRIPLIIGRGLTEKARAELGLPAFDLFKKPDAPIESTKGFTLAQKMVGKACGVAGVRPGTYCEPKMTTVGSQDTTGPMTRDELKDLACLGFSADLVMQSFCHTAAYPKPIDVTTHHTLPDFIMTRGGVSLRPGDGIIHSWLNRMLLPDTVGTGGDSHTRFPMGISFPAGSGLVAFAAATGVMPLDMPESILVRFKGKMQPGVTLRDLVHAIPYFAIQAGLLTVEKKGKKNAFSGRILEIEGLDNLSIEQAFELSDASAERSAAGCTIKLSKESITEYLSSNITLLRWMIGEGYGDVRTLERRAQAMEAWIANPELMVADADAEYAEVIEIDLADIKEPVLCAPNDPDDARLLSSVAGEKIDEVFIGSCMTNIGHFRAAGKLLDQVKGQLPTRLWLSPPTKMDAHQLTEEGYYGIYGKAGARMEMPGCSLCMGNQARVEPNSTVVSTSTRNFPNRLGDGANVYLASAELASVASILGRLPTVEEYMEYAGKIDSMAADVYRYLSFDQIAEFREAAANANIPVVQA